The Pseudomonas wenzhouensis genome has a segment encoding these proteins:
- a CDS encoding efflux transporter outer membrane subunit: protein MTRAPFARTFVSLLLAGVLGGCTLGPDYQRPDLAAPAQFKQVEGWKSAAPADALERGNWWALYGDVELDALVERLHVSNQNLAAAEAQYRQARALVRGARASFYPTLSGSAGVTRAGQGGGDSTIRTADGVTVGGSGASSISKSYDLSLNAAWELDLWGKLRRGLEASRAEFEASAADLAAARLSLQSELVQNYLQLRILDEQKRLLDATVAAYARSLRLTENQYRAGIVPKSDVTQATTQLKSTQAQAIDLEWQRAQLEHAIAVLVGVSPAELSIAPRESLPALPEVPVALPSQLLERRPDVAAAERRVMAANAQIGVAEAAWFPDLTISASGGYRGSSFADWIEVPNRFWSLGPQLALTLFDGGARRAEVERSEAAYDQTVTQYRQAVLDSFREVEDYLVQLRVLEQESGVQQEALDAARESLRLIENQYRAGTVDYNSVVTVQATALNNERTNLTLLGSRLTASVQLIAALGGGWQQEQLRQQEP from the coding sequence ATGACCCGAGCTCCCTTTGCCCGAACATTCGTCTCCCTGCTGCTGGCCGGCGTACTGGGTGGCTGCACCCTCGGGCCTGACTATCAGCGCCCCGATCTGGCGGCGCCTGCGCAGTTCAAGCAGGTCGAGGGCTGGAAGAGTGCGGCCCCTGCTGACGCGCTGGAGCGTGGCAATTGGTGGGCACTGTATGGCGATGTCGAACTCGATGCCCTGGTCGAGCGCCTGCATGTGTCCAACCAGAACCTGGCGGCTGCCGAGGCCCAGTACCGTCAGGCGCGCGCACTGGTGCGCGGTGCGCGTGCCAGCTTCTACCCGACCCTGTCCGGTAGCGCCGGGGTGACGCGGGCCGGGCAGGGTGGCGGTGACAGCACCATCCGTACCGCCGATGGCGTCACTGTTGGTGGCTCCGGTGCCTCGAGCATTTCCAAGAGCTACGATCTCAGCCTCAATGCAGCCTGGGAGCTGGATCTCTGGGGCAAGCTGCGCCGGGGCCTGGAGGCCAGCCGCGCCGAATTCGAGGCCAGCGCCGCCGACCTTGCCGCTGCGCGCCTGAGCCTGCAGAGCGAACTGGTGCAGAACTACCTGCAACTGCGCATTCTCGACGAACAGAAGCGCCTGCTCGACGCGACAGTGGCCGCTTACGCACGCTCGCTGCGCCTGACCGAGAACCAGTATCGAGCCGGCATCGTGCCCAAGTCCGACGTGACCCAGGCCACCACTCAGCTCAAGAGCACGCAGGCGCAGGCGATTGATCTCGAGTGGCAGCGCGCGCAGCTCGAACATGCCATTGCCGTGCTGGTCGGCGTCAGCCCGGCCGAGCTGTCCATCGCACCGCGCGAAAGCCTGCCGGCATTGCCCGAGGTGCCCGTGGCGCTGCCTTCGCAGCTGCTCGAGCGCCGCCCTGACGTTGCCGCCGCCGAGCGCCGGGTGATGGCGGCCAACGCGCAGATAGGCGTAGCCGAGGCTGCGTGGTTCCCCGATCTGACGATCTCGGCCAGCGGGGGGTATCGCGGCAGCAGCTTCGCCGACTGGATCGAGGTACCCAACCGCTTCTGGTCACTCGGCCCGCAACTGGCGCTGACGCTGTTCGACGGCGGTGCGCGCCGCGCGGAGGTGGAGCGCAGCGAAGCCGCCTATGATCAGACTGTGACGCAATACCGCCAGGCGGTGCTGGACAGCTTCCGCGAAGTGGAGGACTACCTGGTGCAGCTGCGCGTGCTGGAGCAGGAGAGCGGGGTGCAGCAGGAGGCGTTGGATGCGGCGCGCGAGTCGCTGCGTCTGATCGAGAACCAGTACCGCGCCGGTACCGTCGACTACAACAGCGTGGTTACCGTACAGGCCACCGCGCTGAACAACGAACGTACCAACCTCACCCTGCTGGGTAGCCGGCTGACAGCCAGTGTGCAGTTGATTGCTGCGCTGGGTGGCGGGTGGCAGCAGGAGCAGTTGCGTCAGCAAGAACCCTGA
- a CDS encoding TRAP transporter substrate-binding protein gives MFNSARALAACALAIASFGTNLALADEPILIKFSHVVADTTPKGQGALLFQQLVEERLGGKVKVEVYPNSSLYGDANELEALRNNEVQLLAPSLAKFDQYTKQLQVFDLPFLFDDLEAVNRFQKRAKGRQLLRSMEDHNIVGLAYWHNGMKQLSATRALHSPGDANGLNFRIQPSAVLEAQFRQVGANSQKLPFSEVFKALQSGQVQGAENPWSNIYSQKLHEVQPFISETNHGVLDYMLVSNSRFWYGIPHQVRVELEAIIDEVTYMVNKQAEAANQTDRQRIIDSGKSQLITLTPEQRQAWRDAMRPVWAQFEGQIGSDVLKAAEAVNRKKRQ, from the coding sequence ATGTTCAATTCAGCCCGCGCCCTGGCCGCTTGTGCCCTGGCGATAGCCTCTTTCGGTACCAACCTCGCACTGGCCGATGAACCTATCCTGATCAAGTTTTCCCATGTTGTCGCCGACACCACCCCGAAGGGTCAGGGCGCACTGCTGTTCCAGCAACTGGTCGAGGAGCGCCTGGGCGGCAAGGTCAAGGTCGAGGTTTACCCCAACTCCAGCCTCTACGGCGACGCCAACGAACTGGAAGCACTGCGCAACAACGAGGTGCAATTACTGGCGCCGTCCCTGGCCAAGTTCGACCAGTACACCAAACAGTTGCAGGTGTTCGACCTGCCGTTCCTGTTCGATGATCTCGAAGCAGTCAATCGCTTCCAGAAGCGCGCCAAGGGCCGCCAACTGCTGCGCTCGATGGAAGATCACAATATCGTCGGCCTGGCTTACTGGCACAACGGCATGAAGCAACTGTCTGCCACCCGCGCCTTGCACAGCCCAGGCGATGCCAATGGTCTGAACTTCCGTATCCAGCCGTCAGCGGTGCTGGAGGCGCAATTCCGGCAAGTTGGCGCAAATAGTCAGAAACTGCCCTTCTCGGAAGTATTCAAGGCCCTGCAGAGCGGTCAGGTACAGGGTGCGGAAAATCCCTGGTCGAATATCTACAGCCAGAAACTGCACGAAGTGCAGCCTTTCATCAGCGAAACCAACCATGGCGTACTGGACTACATGCTGGTGAGCAACTCTCGCTTCTGGTACGGCATTCCGCATCAGGTTCGTGTGGAGCTGGAAGCCATCATCGATGAAGTCACCTACATGGTGAACAAGCAGGCAGAAGCGGCCAATCAGACCGACCGTCAGCGCATCATCGACTCCGGCAAATCCCAGCTCATCACCCTCACCCCAGAGCAACGTCAGGCCTGGCGTGATGCCATGCGCCCAGTGTGGGCACAGTTCGAGGGACAGATTGGTTCGGACGTACTCAAGGCAGCCGAAGCGGTCAATCGCAAGAAACGCCAATAA